The proteins below are encoded in one region of Alistipes indistinctus YIT 12060:
- the pstB gene encoding phosphate ABC transporter ATP-binding protein PstB — protein sequence MITIDAKEVNFYYGDFHALKNITMEMERNTVTAFIGPSGCGKSTFLRLLNRMNDLIPGTRLTGEILIDGENIYARQTEVVELRKKVGMVFQKPNPFPKSIFENVAYGLRVNGIKDRALIAERVERSLQGAALWNEVKDKLKKSAFELSGGQQQRLCIARALAVEPSILLMDEPASALDPISTTKIEDLIYELKKEYTIVIVTHNMQQAARVSDRTAFFYLGELIEYDDTQKIFVSPTKEATQNYVTGRFG from the coding sequence ATGATAACCATTGATGCCAAAGAGGTAAATTTTTATTACGGCGATTTCCACGCGCTGAAAAACATCACAATGGAGATGGAACGCAACACCGTCACGGCGTTCATAGGTCCGTCCGGCTGCGGCAAATCGACTTTTTTGAGGTTGCTGAACCGAATGAACGACCTGATTCCCGGCACGCGGCTCACCGGCGAAATCCTGATCGACGGCGAGAACATCTATGCCCGCCAGACCGAAGTGGTCGAACTGCGCAAAAAGGTGGGCATGGTGTTCCAGAAACCCAATCCTTTTCCGAAATCGATCTTCGAGAACGTAGCATACGGCCTGCGCGTAAACGGCATAAAAGACCGGGCGCTGATCGCCGAGCGCGTCGAACGCTCTTTACAGGGCGCGGCCCTCTGGAACGAAGTGAAAGACAAACTAAAAAAATCGGCTTTCGAACTCTCCGGGGGCCAGCAACAGCGGCTCTGCATCGCCCGGGCCCTGGCCGTCGAACCGTCGATCCTGCTGATGGATGAACCGGCCTCGGCACTCGATCCCATCTCGACCACCAAGATCGAAGACCTGATCTACGAACTGAAAAAAGAGTATACGATCGTGATCGTGACGCACAACATGCAACAGGCGGCACGTGTCAGCGACCGCACGGCATTTTTTTATCTCGGCGAGCTGATCGAGTACGACGATACGCAAAAGATATTCGTCAGCCCGACCAAAGAGGCCACCCAAAATTACGTCACGGGGCGTTTCGGCTGA